Proteins from one Melospiza melodia melodia isolate bMelMel2 chromosome 18, bMelMel2.pri, whole genome shotgun sequence genomic window:
- the BRI3 gene encoding membrane protein BRI3 produces MDSKPLLQERPPAYSPAAPGAPGYDYGHGNYGAIPAPQPGFQPPPPYSYPGAAAAPGYAVPPPTSQPNYSSTYTIIQQPATTTSVVVVGGCPACRVGVLEDTFTCLGVLCAIVFFPIGILFCLALRQRRCPNCGAAFG; encoded by the exons ATGGACAGCAAACCGCTGCTGCAGGAGCGGCCCCCCGCCTACAGCCCCGCCGCGCCGGGCGCGCCGGGCTACGACTACGGGCACGGCAACTACGGCGCCATCCCCGCCCCGCAGCCCGGCTTCCAGCCGCCCCCGCCGTACTCCTACCCGGGCGCCGCGGCCGCCCCAG GGTATGCTGTTCCTCCACCGACATCACAGCCGAACTACTCGAGCACGTACACCATCATCCAACAGCCTGCCACCACCACCTCTGTGGTAGTCGTTGGTGGCTGTCCTGCCTGCAG ggTTGGCGTGTTGGAGGACACCTTCACCTGTCTTGGTGTTTTGTGTGCCATTGTATTCTTTCCAATTGGGATTCTGTTCTGCCTTGCACTGAGGCAGAGAAGATGCCCCAACTGTGGGGCAGCTTTTGGCTGA
- the TECPR1 gene encoding tectonin beta-propeller repeat-containing protein 1 translates to MAMPSSLLWAVDIFGRVYTLSTVGQYWELCKDTQLEFKRVSAVKQCCWGIACDHQVYTYVFSGDVPIRYQEETYENQRWNPVGGFCEKLLPSDRWQWSDVSGLKHQQLDSFTLPSPHWEWESDWYVDENIGGEPTEKGGWTYAIDFPSTYTKDKRWNSCVRRRRWIRYRRYKSRDVWAKIVSHDEPDQLPDPFNDISIGGWEITDEPLGRLSVWAVSLQGRVWYRENVCHHNPEGSTWSLVTTPGEVVQISCGPYDLLWATLWEGQAIVREGIDRNNPQGVSWSTVESPSSENGIMHVSVGVDVVWCVTKDRKVWFRRGVNSHNPCGTSWIEMVGEMMMVTVGLNNQVWGIGCDDRAIYFRQGVTPSELSGKTWKAIVSGRESDRSQTGSSTSLLSAGCFFTDDIQNQTSAVIQGDADPSSDTELPTSPASPALLGAAAAGSGPASQAETSARLPVDPLHSEQGEATAASASNGKDNLKMNKSPANPNPSAELQWINIDLKEAQKHPVLSVSSFADTSSLSSLGAFSVGAEDQYGADEHPLWAWVSGGGCLVDLHSPLKWFTAPSGLSSSVQSLSLSITPAQTAAWRKQIFQQLSERTKRELENFRHYEQAIEQSVWVKTGALQWWRNWKPHKWMDVRVALEQFTGSDGMRDSILFIYYMYHEEKKYIHVFLNEVTIIVEVLNEAKHSFALYTPERTKQRWPIRLAAATEQEMHDWLSLLNMSCCESRRIQGPPSHHAIWSVTCKGDIFVSEPSPELEAGPQLMPCDQMFWRQVGGHLRLVESNSRGVVWGIGYDHTAWAYTGGYGGGFIQGLASSADNIYTQSDVKCVYIYENQRWNPVTGYSSRGLPTDRYMWSDASGLQECTKTNTKPPSPQWSWVSDWYIDFSPAGGTDREGWQYAADFPASYHGHKTMKDFVRRRRWARKCKIVTNGPWLEVPPVTLWDISIIPSSDADDEESVALWAISDKGDVLCRLGVTQQNPAGTSWLHVGTDQPFISISIGAFYQVWAIARDGSAFYRGSVSPNKPAGDCWYHIPSPQKQKLKQVSVGRTSVFVLDKNGNLWYRQGITPSYPQGSTWDHVSNNIRKMSVGPLDQVWVIADKVQGSHSLSCGTVCHRTGVQPLEPKGLSWDYGIGGGWEHITVRGNATEGSRGAVPDTAEENPAASKEGEDEESKGKTEHSKTPLMVSESQELDRNSVNC, encoded by the exons ATGGCCATGCCCAGTTCCCTCTTGTGGGCTGTTGACATTTTTGGGAGGGTTTACACTCTCTCCACTGTTGGCCAGTACTGGGAGCTGTGCAAGGACACCCAGCTGGAATTCAAGAGGGTCTCTGCTGTCAAACAGTGCTGCTGGGGAATAGCCTGTGACCACCAGGTGTACACCTACGTGTTCTCAGGAGATGTTCCCATCAGATACCAGGAGGAAACCTATGAGAACCAG CGCTGGAATCCAGTTGGTGGCTTTTGTGAGAAATTACTGCCCAGTGACCGCTGGCAGTGGAGTGATGTGAGCGGGCTAAAACACCAGCAGCTCGATAGTTTCACACTGCCTTCACCACACTGGGAGTGGGAGTCTGACTGGTATGTGGATGAAAATATTGGAGGGGAACCAACAGAGAAAGGG GGCTGGACATATGCCATAGACTTCCCCAGCACCTACACAAAGGATAAGAGATGGAATTCTTGTGTCAGACGCAGGAGATGGATCAGATACAGGAGATACAAATCACGGGATGTTTGGGCAAAG ATTGTGTCCCATGATGAACCAGACCAGCTGCCAGACCCTTTCAATGACATCTCCATCGGAGGCTGGGAGATCACGGATGAGCCTCTCGGCCGCCTCTCAGTGTGGGCAGTTTCTTTGCAAGGAAGG GTATGGTACAGAGAAAATGTCTGCCATCACAATCCAGAAGGTTCCACATGGTCCTTAGTCACCACTCCTGGAGAAGTTGTGCAGATCAGCTGTGGACCCTATGACCTCCTCTGGGCAACTCTCTGGGAAGGGCAAGCTATTGTGAGAGAAGGAATTGACAGGAATAACCCTCAAG GAGTTTCCTGGAGCACTGTGGAGTCTCCAAGCTCTGAAAATGGGATCATGCACGTCTCTGTGGGTGTTGATGTGGTGTGGTGTGTCACAAAGGACAGAAAA GTGTGGTTTAGAAGAGGAGTGAATTCACATAATCCTTGTGGGACAAGTTGGATTGAAATGGTTGGAGAAATGATGATGGTAACTGTAGGCTTAAACAACCAG GTCTGGGGAATCGGCTGCGATGACAGAGCGATCTATTTCCGTCAAGGTGTCACACCAAGTGAGCTCAGTGGGAAGACGTGGAAGGCAATTGTGTCTGGCAGGGAGAGTGACAGATCTCAAACTGGGAGCTCAACAAGTCTCCTCAG TGCTGGCTGTTTCTTTACTGATGATATTCAGAACCAAACAAGCGCGGTCATTCAGGGTGATGCAGATCCTTCCTCTGATACAGAGCTGCCCacgagccctgccagccctgccctgctgggagctgcagctgctgggagtggcccagccagccaggctgAAACATCTGCACGGCTGCCTGTGGATCCTCTGCACTCTGAGCAAGGAGAAGCCACTGCTGCCTCAGCTAGTAATGGCAAAGATAACCTCAAAATGAATAAATCTcctgcaaacccaaatccttctGCAGAACTGCAGTGGATAAACATTGACTTGAAGGAGGCTCAGAAGCATCCAGTGCTGTCTGTGAGCAGCTTTGCAGACACATCCAGCCTCTCCTCCCTGGGCGCCTTCTCGGTGGGAGCTGAGGACCAGTACGGAGCTGATGAGCACCCGCTGTGGGCCTGGGTGTCTGGGGGAGGCTGTCTGGTAGATCTGCACAGCCCACTGAAGTGGTTCACTGCTCCATCAG GTTTGTCATCATCTGtgcagtctctgtccctgtccatcACTCCTGCACAGACAGCAGCCTGGAGGAAGCAGATTTTTCAGCAGCTCAGTGAAAGGACAAAGCGGGAACTGGAGAATTTCAGGCACTATGAGCAGGCTATTGAGCAG TCAGTTTGGGTTAAAACTGGAGCCTTGCAGTGGTGGAGGAACTGGAAGCCTCATAAGTGGATGGATGTTCGAGTAGCACTGGAGCAGTTCACGGGGAGTGATGGGATGCGTGACAGCATCCTGTTCATCTATTACATGTACCACGAGGAGAAAAAG TACATCCATGTGTTCCTGAATGAAGTGACCATAATAGTTGAAGTGCTGAATGAAGCCAAGCATTCCTTTGCCTTGTACACACCTGAGAGGACGAAGCAGCGATGGCCAATCCGCCTGGCAGCCGCAACAGAGCAAGAAATGCACGACTGG CTGTCTTTGCTGAACATGTCTTGCTGTGAAAGCAGACGGATTCAAGGCCCTCCTTCTCACCATGCCATTTGGTCAGTCACTTGTAAAGGAGACATCTTTGTTAGTGAGCCAAGTCCTGAGCTGGAGGCCGGACCCCAGTTGATGCCATGTGACCAAAT GTTCTGGCGGCAGGTGGGAGGGCACCTGCGGCTGGTGGAGAGCAACAGCCGGGGCGTGGTGTGGGGCATCGGCTACGACCACACAGCCTGGGCTTACACCGGTGGATATGGAGGAGGCTTCATCCAAG GACTGGCCAGCAGTGCTGATAACATTTACACACAGTCAGATGTGAAATGTGTTTACATCTATGAGAACCAACGGTGGAACCCTGTCACTGGATACAGCAGCAG AGGTCTGCCCACAGACAGATACATGTGGAGTGATGCCTCTGGCCTGCAGGAATGTACAAAGACCAACACCAAGCCTCCTTCTCCACAGTGGTCTTGG GTCTCAGATTGGTACATCGACTTCAGCCCGGCGGGCGGCACGGACCGGGAGGGCTGGCAGTATGCAGCTGACTTCCCAGC GTCCTACCACGGGCACAAGACAATGAAAGACTTTGTCCGACGGAGGCGCTGGGCCAG AAAATGTAAGATAGTCACCAACGGGCCATGGCTGGAAGTGCCTCCTGTTACCCTGTGGGACATCTCCATAATTCCCAGTTCAGATGCAGATGATGAAGAATCAGTAGCACTGTGGGCAATCAGTGACAAAGGAGACGTGCTCTGCAGGCTTGGAGTGACACAGCAAAATCCAGCT GGAACATCCTGGCTGCACGTGGGAACAGATCAGCCCTTCATTTCCATCTCCATTGGAGCATTTTACCAAGTGTGGGCTATTGCCAGAGATGGTTCTGCCTTCTACCGGGGTTCAGTGTCTCCAAACAAACCTGCAG GTGACTGTTGGTACCATATCCCTTCACCTCAAAAACAGAAGTTAAAGCAAGTCTCAGTGGGACGAACATCTGTGTTTGTCTTGGATAAAAATG GCAATCTCTGGTACAGGCAGGGAATCACTCCCAGCTACCCTCAAGGATCCACCTGGGATCACGTTTCCAACAATATCCGTAAAATGTCTGTGGGGCCCCTGGACCAG GTGTGGGTGATAGCTGACAAagtg